Part of the Antechinus flavipes isolate AdamAnt ecotype Samford, QLD, Australia chromosome 2, AdamAnt_v2, whole genome shotgun sequence genome is shown below.
atcatgaggtgtctcaaaagaatttgcaggctcagaTCCATCTCCAGGTCAAGGGGCatagtttattataattgtaatgccaattaaagcaggcataattccaaaagaaattagaataaccagaagaagagaagcaagaaggtaaatttatagggaaaatttagagAAACCAGTTGCTTCATGCCACTGATATGctcattttatggcttagaggtggaGTTGAATAGTAGTCTGGTTCTGATTTTGTAGCCAGATGCAGAACCCATAGTTCTCTGGAGTAAGGGAGAACAAACCTTCGGAAGTGTGTTTTTAGGCATACTAGGTCAAGTGGTGGGCATTGAATTCTTTTCTACAGCTGCATTAAGCATctgattattgttgttcattaATCTCAAACCTGATTATCATAGACCAGTAGCctgttatctgacagccagcaaCATTTATGGGCTCAGCATCCTGGTCCGATAGAGTAAATTGGGGCAGGATATATCATTTCTAACTAGATCACTCCTAAGGCCAGGTAGGCTTGGGGTTATTGCTATCTCCTTCCTAAGGCTGCACTGCATCACTCAAAGTATCATTGTTGCTTATCTTTTTGGTGAGATTAAGTAAATTGAGATTTTTCACAAATTAGATCTTATGTGATTCAAATGATGTAGTATGATACAAATAGTCTTTATATTAAATTGTATAaaactatcttttcttctctagtattttttatcatttttgccagcattttttttaaataggaaaataattttatcaagaACCTATTTGTTTGAGGCCAGAAGTAGAACATTGGGAACAAATAAAGAGACAAACCTATTCCTGTGTATAAGTTACTGGGTTCATTTCTCATGATTAATTCTGTGTGTGCATATTCTCCCAGGTATGGCGTAAGTGTGCCATCCGTATCTTCACAGTAGCCCAGTTAGAAGACAATAGCATCCAGATGAAAAAGGACCTGGCTACCTTCCTGTATCACCTCCGCATTGAGGCAGAGGTAGAAGTGGTAGAGATGGTAAGATACTCAAGTGAGGAAGATCATGAAAACAGTCTTGATTTATCCCCAACCTTATACTTCAAGGTTCAGTAATATTCTTATTTCCCAGACCTGTTCactatgatcctgtgatttgGAATTGTAGATTAATCCTCTAGCAACAGCAAAACTTTAATGTTCTAAGCAGAatatccccttttctcccttttttgatagccctttgtttTTGCCAGCTATTTATCTGACggatttattttatcttaattcCTAAAAGCCCATTTTAAATTAACACATCTTATTTTAGCCAGGCAATTCAAAGGATACTGACTAGATACCCTTGTTTGTGTCAAAGAGGTATGCATGGTGGTCAGGGTAGACTtaacaaataaaaactattatccttggaTTTAATATTCACAATTCATCTATGAAGGTAGCCTTAGATAAACTTTCTCTTCTGGTATTTAATGACCCTGTAAAATCAGAAATTTAGTTGACTACACAGTCTTCTGCGAGATCCAGAGATTTGAAACATAGAAATGAGTTGGTCATCTTTCCCTCCTTTGCACTTACTGCTTACTCAGCATGGTGTTTCCTTGACAGCATGACAGTGATATATCAGCCTATACCTATGAGCGCACTCTGATGATGGAACAAAGATCTCAGATGCTACGGCACATGCGGCTCTCCAAAACAGAACGAGACCGAGAGGTAAGAATCCTGTCATCAGTTCCTTTATCCTAACCATGTGACAAACCATGAGCAGatgtgctattttattttattctcaaaaagtaAGCAAATTCTCCCACTGGCCACCATGGATTGAGCTATTTAGACTACTTCACTATTGTTTGAGGTAACCATTAGGTGAAGGAGGGATCTTTTCTCAACCTCTGGAATTTATGCAGATTTAAGATGTGGGGGAAAATTGAATGTGGAGTTGTTTATGTTGAATCTCACCCAGGCACAGTTGGTTAAAGATCGAAACTCAATGTTACGCCTTACCAGTATTGGCTCTGATGAGGATGAGGAAACGGAGACCTATCAGGAAAAAGTACACATGACTTGGACAAAGGACAAATACATGGCATCCCGAGGACATAAACCCAAGACTTTGGAGGGATTTCAGGACCTGCTTAACATGCGACCGTGAGTATCTCATTGGAATTAAACAACTTCTCATTGCTTAGAATTGTTTTCAGAATCTGTCATCTGGAATcccaacaaaaatgaaattaacaaaaaagtttaaatatgTACTAAAGTTGAATACTGCTACCAGACTCCTGGAATAGGCCACACAGACACTGATATTTAATAACATGGTCTAAATGGAAATGTACCCCTTTCCTAGAACTTTCAAATTTATTAGTATCCCCAGTTCATGACAGTTCACAGTAGTGGGAATAGAATTAGCACAATTGGAACCCCCTGATAATGCCAACTATTTATCCATTAGTACTAATTTGCAAACCCCAAAAATCTTTAATCAAAACTTTTGTTTTGGAATTTCACTTTCTGGCTGAGGTGTTataaacagtgaaaaaaaaatagactactattttttaatctttttcagtATGACACCTATTAATTTGGTTGGATCACTAGAAAGTCCTCTCCCTGTACAAACAAAAGGTGATTGAGGACTTACAGGCATCTTCTACACTCCCTCTTTCCCCAAAACTTGTCACCACCAAACTCCTGACAAAAATTAGCAAGTAGTAGTGAGAAAATTCAGAGTACTGACATAACTTAAATGTGATTATATATTGGTTGGGTAATTGAAATGCCCACAAAAGCTGCCATAGAGAGAAGCATCTAGCTAATCCATAAACTGAGCAACTAGTCCTTGAATGACCTGGCagttaatttttactttattctatttCCTGGCTTGGAATTTATGGTGATATAAGAAGatatatagggatataaaaaggCCATcttgccttttccctttcttcatcttTAGAAAAGGTGGACCGCATCTGACATGGtgtgaaaaatcaaaatttgtttttagttCTACTACTTACTTATTACAGGACTTGAAACATGTTATTTTGCCTTTTGTCATCCTGGTCTGTAAAAGTAGTTGACAGAGATTCAGTACTTGACCTGAGGAAGATTGAgagaagaaactaaagaaataaatgttgagATCTTTCTTCTGCCCTGAATTTCCAACTAGTTCCTGATTACAtggcagagggagagggggaaaaggtaGTTATGGTATTTTGCCCTAAAATATGAAGTTCAAATATAGTGTAATAATTAATTACTGAGGGCAAGAGAATGTGAtgatcacatatttaaaatcagcccaaGTCAGGagttcaggttaagggaaaaatcttcaatctttattcttagtagaggtgaagggggattgcaatagcaatatgggcagctgcgacaggaagccaactaGCAGAGGGGGGATCAGAGGTCAAGGgcggtcgtgatagcaatgtgagtagctgtgtcaagacgccagtcAGCaatctctccttccgcttccctttccactcccttgcctccacccaccaaaaacgtcatttcctatacaacacatcaggacttgcacaaagagtgggcgggggccattctttctccaagcatatatattaatagagtatggtccaattactatttagcctcacgtgcttgggacctcagtgcatcaagtcaagcctcagcccattacatctcccgctttcttttgttttagaacacaggtggtcatgccatccctgactcctcagggaggtcagagctgagAAGAAGTACAAACTTGTGGTATATCATCCCCAATTTAGTTTTATCCCTATTTACCACATTACCATTCTTCACACTCAGGCCAGATAAATTGTCTGCCTCAACTTaacttctctttcttccattttgttctttcttcagaGATCAATCTAATGTGAGGCGTATGCACACTGCAGTAAAGCTGAATGAGGTGATTGTCAACAAGTCCCATGAAGCAAAGTTGGTATTGTTGAACATGCCAGGGCCACCCCGAAACCCTGAAGGTGATGAGAATTGTATCCTTTCCAAGTACTGTGTTCTTTCCCTGCTTTTATGAATCTCTTCCTTAGATAGAAATATAATGTAAGATCCTCACGTTGTGCTTTTATGAATCTTTTCCTTAGATAGAAATATAATGTAACATAGAAATGTGtgttattacaaaaaaaatttaatctgccCCCAATTTCCCTCTCTGTATAAGGTAACCAAAAGTATTTTGAAATCCACAGAAGTAAAGCCAGATATActtcatcactttttaaatttagacAAGGGCTTCTGTAAAGTGGAGATTTTCTGgaatagatttcatttttttcatctggacCCTTATCCCATCTACTCTTAAACAGCTTCTCTTCTAATAAAAAGCTTTGTatacatgaaagaaaaagattcttttccccatttacaaACAAGGAGCAATTCAGGATGCACACCCCATGGGGCTACAAGATGCACTGATCCTTTATCCACCACCTCATAAAGAGGAGTAAGCAAGAACTATtggtgagaaagagaaaagtgataaaaattatgtcaaaaaatTAATCTTAGAAACAAATATTAGATGCTTCAATAGATTTCTGGTTTTTATCATTGCCTCTTAAGGGTGAATATGAAAACACAGCATGGGTTAATCCATAGCTATTGAGACAGatttgtataaaatgaagatgttcaatgtggaaaataaaatgactagGTTCCTGGATTATTCTTGTACAGGACCAAAATGGATCCAAAGGTCAATTTTCCTCTCTAATCCTAGCTGGGAAACCATGTTTTATTAGTAATCCttgtttttcaattctttgaagaTAGATAAAAAGTCTTTGGGTATCAAGATGCCAAATTGAATGTGCTGGGGTTCTGGCTCAGATTGTTTTCCTTAACGTATTTGTATAGATATGGAGTTCCTGGAGGTGCTTACAGAAGGGCTAGAGCGGGTCCTCCTTGTAAGAGGAGGTGGCAGTGAAGTGATCACCATCTACTCCTAACTGCACTTAACCTAACCCTCCTCACAGGTTTCAATTCTCCACAAAAATCTCAGATGATCTGGCACTTTATTTGCTGCCATTCCCACTGGATTAGAGGGCTGTTTTTTGTATATGTGATGCTGAACTTTTGCGGAGCTGAGCCTCAAGACCTCCTTTGTCCCTGTGTTTAATGCAAAGGGAGTTGGCGTTGCCCTTCTTCCCATCTGACCCCTCATTCTTCCTCTAAAAGAAGCAAGTCAAATGAGGTGTGTAAAATGTTTGATGACTAAAAAGCAGTGCATAAATGCGAGTCTCTCCCTCATCACAAGTGGAGCCTAAAAATCTTGTCATTGCCCAGCTTAGTGTACATTATAATTAGAAAGCAAAAAGAGATGAGGCAGAAAGGAGCCAGAATCAAAGTGTAAATTTAAATAGAACAGGAGGCAGTCATTTTGCTTTGGGCAAGACTAAAGCTGCAAGATGGATCTCAGAAACATTTACTCAATTGTGATCCTGAATTCCAGGATATTTATCACAAGGATAATGCtcagaaaaatgttaaattccaacaaaaaaaatctacagcCACAAGTATATGGCAACTCAGTTTCTCTGTAACAAACCCATATGGAGAATTTTCTCAATTCATCTTCATTCCGCTTGCCTTCCAAGAACCTCATTCTATATTGTGGTACTGCAAAGAGTGAAACAACCATATACACAAAGCCCTTTCTGCAAGAACTTAAAAAACTTATTCCCAATAGATGCTGCTCTTTAGTCTGATCCCAGGTTAAAGCATGTGTGTACATTGTATGTACAATGAATGTTTCAAGTTTTCCAAATTTGGCCCATTCTGTAGTATTACTATAAGGCAATGATACACTggaaattaccttttttttgaAAGTGTATTGTCTAGGTGATTGAATCATTCATACAAACCCCAATTAACTGCTCAGACTGATAACAACTATAGTCCATGGATATTTATGAGTGACTTGGGTAAAATAAACAAACTGGATGTATGTAATGAGAAACTTAACTGGGCTTTTCTTACTTTCCTTCCCATCTTTCTGTTTATTAGGCATAGTACAGAGCCACAAGAGCAGACAAGGAGACTGGCTGATATGCTATAAGGATTGTAAGATCACTTTAAGTAAGATAGGCCTATATTTTAAAGGTGAATTCAGCAATGGAATTCAAAATTCTGGTGCCATACCTTAATTCACAGTGCCAAAATAACTGAGTTGCTaaattctctttgtttttcctcaagTGGCTCAGAATATGAATTGGCATTAGCCTTGTTTAAGAAGTTCCAGGTTCCTCATTTTGTGTGGCCTAGGTTTTAGAGTTGAGAGGTAAAGTAGGGAAGTTGATAACACagtacaaataattttaaaagtgggGTTTTTGCTTGGTTTTGTTTTATGATGGGAGGTAAAGGACAGCGTTGaccttttcctcaatttcctcttttactCTGTAAAGATCTGGCTCTGGACTTAAGAGATCAATTAAAAACCTTGTGATTGCCAATTTCCTTTACATTTTAGGGATGCTATGAAGGACTGAACTGAGGGGGTAATTTTACaagttaaatattcttttttttttccttgccagtCACCAAGATATTGTTTCCAGGCATAGAAAATCTTTGCCTTATATATCTGTGACAATAATTTCAGAGACCAGAAGTTAgcctatctttctttctgttaCAGAGATTCATGCATGTATAGGTAACATTCCTCCTTGCCTAGGCCCATGGCTATTTCATGGAGTAAGCTACTACTTGATTAAATTTTACTCAATGGCGTTTGAAATAAGCCCTTTTAGATTCAGAATGTGCAACAGATGATTGTACATTCATGATTCAGGTAGCTCCATGGACAGAAAAGGCAACCATTCagtataactgaagaaaatcattagTAGCCACATGCAAATTATGAATAGCAAAAAACGAGTCAACTTTAATTCCTGACTTCCATGGATAGAACAAAGTATTTAACCAGTCCTAGTTCTAGTTTCCTCTTCCAAGATATCAGGAAAGGAGTAGTAGTGAATGTTTATAGCTTGTGTTGCACCTTTTATTCTTGtatccctctattaattatttatggTATGGACCAGAGTTCAGTAACAGAGATTCTCTCCCTTGCTCTGCCCAAGGCAGAACTTTGCAGCCTGATACtccaaaaaataatttcatctccTGCTGGGACTTTTTAGTTTTTCTAAGCATTTTCCACCCCAAAAGGGTGATTTTTTTAGAGGTCAGGTaaattatgttaaacataatttagagagaaaaatgaaacgtTTTAAGGGAATTCTCCCTGAAGTTTATAGTGAGAATATTTTAAAGGGATGAGGAAACTAGAGATTATTTGTATAGCCCCTCTACCTCCATAtatctaatgtttttttttaattactgttaCATAGTATTGTTCCATCCAGACTCTCACTCCCATTTCTCTATCAGtcattgtatatgtgtatattttgtctTGTGTCTACAAAATGCCTCTCAATCATTGCAAAGTAGAGCAATACCGAAAACTCAACAAGAGAATTCACCTTAGGGAAGTGGGCTATTTGCTTTTACAGAGGTAAGAGAGGGGAAAACCTTCTGCCTTTGGGACAAGATCAAATTTGGagatttagccataatattcctaGGGAATGTAGTGTCAAACATCCTCTTGCTATTGGTCTATGCCTTCACTAGGAGGATTAAAAAACATACCGAGGCCAGTTTTTTAGCAGGGGAAAGATCACTACTTCATATTCATATATGCCTCAAGCTTATTGAGGCACCTGGGGACTGCCTCTCCCTAAGAATTCCATTTACTACCCTGTGGTGGATTAAGCACAGTTGCCTTCCTCTGTCCccaagttaaataaaaataatatggtaGAAAATGCCCAGGTTCAGTCTggtattaatactttttttttcttcttctcatcatGTATAATCTGAAACTAGCATTAGTTTCTCAAATCTCCCAAAAGTGTCTCCAGCAGTATTTGTCTCCTTTAATATCATTCATTTAGAGATAGAatctttattttaaggaaaatggaATTAAGGGAACTCATGCaactttgttctctttctcaaGAGCTGTTCTGAGTAGTTTAATTTATTGAGAGGAGAGGCTGAAGCAGCCACTCTTTTGTTTACATGGAATTATGGTTTTGATGTTTTTGCTCTGTATTAGAAtcataaataaagtttttttacattattttcagcCAGGAGCATCTCCGTAGTTTTTCTTCGTTGCTATGCTGACTCTACACTTTGTTCTTTTTTACCTTTGAGAAAAGAACTCATTCTTCATTTCATCACAAAAAAACCTTTGCAAAGCAGAACAAACTGATATGCTGAGAAGATACAACTGACAAAAACCAAATGAGATCCAAATATGAGAGGGGTGCCAAATCACGTTTTCCCCTGATCATAAGAGTAGCCCACCACCACTGAATTCCattctctgaaaagaaaaaagaaaatgataaaagtcATAGCATAGTTTATTACTGAGTTCCTTTAATCTTTCACCCCATGTTCTCCTGTTTTCGATATACTTAAACATTTTCTGAAGCTTCTTATGTGCCTTATTTTCCAAGTTTGGTTTTCTAATACCAACCCCAACTTCTGACAAATAAGGTAGTTGATCCAATTGGCTACCAATTACACCTCAACCTAaggtttaaatttttatttttttgccttacCTCAGGGGGTTCAATGAAAGCCAACCAGTCTGATGCATGTGTGGGCAGCAACCCCATGGATTGACATTTATAGACAGCTAAAGCCAACCCCATGAGGTTCCCAATGAGATAGACTAATCCCTGCAGGAACTTCTGGCTTGAACTCTCCAGCATCTTGAAAGCTGCGATAGCAATGAAAGGAATCTATCAACATAGATCCAAGATACCACAGACTAATACATACAAGGTCATACTAAGACTGAGCCACTTAATGAGGAACTGAGGATTATAGAAAAACAAGAAACTCAAATATAGCAATTTATCCTCACTTTTTGCTAACAAAGGACTTTGTCTCAAGTTACTTCAATGGGTATACCCTCTAATAAACTGGCTTTTGTTCCCCAAAGACAATGAGGAAAACACTGTGGTTCCCACTGTGgtaaaactttttgaaaaaactGTGCACTCAGAATACTTACTGGCTGAAATGGCCATAAGTGCTTGAATGGGCCGCCAAGCCATCATACACACCATCATGGTAGGGAAGATGGAGATAGTGTTGCCTGCCATGTACATGATGAAAAGGTTCATCGGGATCTGTTTGAGGGGACCCAGGGCAATGTCCCAGCAACGCTAGAAGAAACATggttattttacatttatcaacTACTAATATCCCCCAAACCAATTACCATTGTTATCTTCACCAAGGTTTGTCAGCAGAATATCTTCTCAAATTAGTTTTCTGCTGCTCATCTGAGGATCTTTCatctgaatattaaaaaatagcaGTGAGAGGCCtacttattaaaatttttagaCTATCTTCCAAGGGGTTATTCAGGTCCCATTTTCTCCAGCTTCTACTGGTGGAGGAAAGAGATGGTGTTGGTCCTTATTCCTGCCCCCTTTTGTCCCAAAAGTTGCCTCTAAAAGACCCAAAGTTATATTTTATAGATCTTTATCTTTAAAGGGATACTCTATTCACTATTGAAGAAAGGTAAAGTGCAAAAGTTTCAAAGGCAATGAACACCTATTCATGTCTCTATACCTTCTCTACTAGGATTCGGTCTGTTTCCTGAACGCTGGTATCTGGTACTTGCTTGTCCAGATAACCCACTGGATACATGGAATCTCCCTGGCCACCGCCCCGATCACTTCGGCCCCTAAAGAACAAACCAAGAAGCAGAGGCTAGAGGTTTTCCCAATCTCATCTCCCATGAAATCTCACCCCTCCTCCCATCATGagcttccccttctccctctcccccacaaaAAATACCCTGCCTTTTTCTGTAACCTCTTTCTGGGTTAGTAACATTATCACTTTCCCAGTCACTCCCATGTTCATGATTTGGGATTATCTACAAAAGGAAGGATTTAAGGCGAGATGATATCTGAGGTCCTTTCCTAATTCTAATATAACTAAGTCTTCAGGTATAAGTGCCTTCTTTGTGATAGACACTCTTGTTAGATGCTAGACCTAAACgtataaaaaaatagaacaatccTTGCAAGGAACaagaatacataaaaatatacacaacaaagagaaatatatacaaagtgacTAAATGGAAAGTAGTTTGACAGGGAGAACACTAGTAGGTGGagagataaggaaaaattaaatacagaagaTGGCTCTTAAGTTGCATCTTCATCAAGAGAGGTATTCAGAGGAGGTAAATAAGGAAAGAGTGCATTCCAGGATGTAAGACATTCAGTGCAAAAGCACTAAGAGGGAAGATGGCATATCTGTGTAAGGGAAAAGTTCAGTTTGCCTGAATTGCAAAGTGTAGGAAGAATAATACCCACTGAAGTTGTAAAGAAGCTGTAAGACTATGGAGCTCAGAAGTTTATTTTATCCCAGAGGAAATAGGAAGGCCCTGAAACTGATTAAATTGGGGAATCACATCATCAGTTCTatgtttaaagaaattataatctGGCATCATTGTGAAGGATGGACTGCAGGTGAGAAAGACTTAAGTCTCCTATCTTCCAGCCTGTGCCTCTTTCAGGTTCATCCTTATCATCAATGGGATACACAGTAATATTCCTAATGCACAATTGATTTCATCACTCATGCCCAAAATACCTAGCTAATAAGTATAAACTCCTAATTTATCTCCTGCCCCAGGTCTCTTCTACACTCCATTCCATCCTCCAGAAGACAAATCaatcccctattcaataaacttcagtgattccctattaTTCCCAGAATGAAATGCTGTTTTTAATTTCGCATTTCACAGCCTGGCAACTTTCCTTTTTGGCCTTCTTACACCTTGCTCACCTTCACATATATTATGATCCAGGGACACTGGCTACCTTCCATCTCCAGACTCCATGCCTTTTTTCTGGGCCAAGAATGCTTTCTCCCTtttgacttccctggcttccttgtTTTAGGTCAAAACCTACCTTCCCTCCGTGACTGCCTCCAATTTATGAAGTATGTCTGTAGATAATATTTCAGATGTTATCTCTCACATCAGTACTTGAATTCCTTGAAGATAGAACCTGTATTTTAAGCTAGTGCTTAAAGTACTCAGCATGTAGTAAGCTTATAATAAAAAACCCGAGACTGACTAGCAATCAAGATCTTCTACAATCCGGTTCCCTGCCaggtgttttattttctttcctgtttcacCTGAACTGGACTACTGTCCCTTGTTCTTACCCTATCCTCCAAGACTAAAATGAACTCTTGTGCTTGAAACACAGTAGGttcttaatgtttgttgattttatGATTTATCTTATTCCATTCAATCTACATCAGTCTAAATCCGCCCTTTTCTTCAAGACCCCATAAGATGTCACTTCCCCGAttccttcctaaaatgttttaagacctcccccttcctccaataccttaaaaaactatttttcctgGATGAGTGTCCCTCTTTCTTGTCACACTAGGAGGGGTGGGGTAGATGGGCGCTAGGCCTCTCACTCCTACTTAGCGCCTAGCAAGCAAGGGTACGTATGCTGAACGAGGTTCCGTCTTCCGGGAGCTGCCGAGGCAGGCAGAGAATGagtctttcccctcctcccccaatcctTGGTCCCGTTCACACCTCACCTGCTGCCTCCCCCGGGGCCGCTCAACTCAATCGCCCATTTGAAACGCCGGCCTCGGTTTGCCACCAAACTTGCTTGGGTCGTCATGGCAACGGCTGCCTCCTAAAGTCGCAGAGAAGGAAGCCGGTTCGGACCGCGTACTTTCCCGGGATGCACCGGAAACTCCGACCGCCCTCCAGCGGAAACAACCCAAAACGCCGAGAGTACGGCCTTGCAAAGCCCCGTCCTCGGCTGCCGAATATAACTTCCGGATCAGTCGGACACGTCACTTCTGGTCCTGTTCAGTCCTCCAGAAAGCCCGAAGGGTAGAACTGAACATgcgtgggagagagagagagagacagagagagagagagaaagagagagagagaaaggggcgGAGCTTGGAGCTTTTTTAAAGGGGCTGAGTCTTATTATTTTGTGGCTTTTGATACTCTCTACTGGATAATGCTGCGGCCCGCCCTGCTTTTTCCCTATCCTTCTTTTGCTCCTCACCAATTCCCCGCTCTTCGCCTGTggtctcccccctcctcccccccgccaTCCCCAGCAGGTGGGAAACAAGAAAAGACGGATGACCTGGGGCCCTTTTTAAGTAGACATTTAGGGAGGAGCCCCTTGATCCACGTTCCATTCTGAGGTTCTGGGGTAGAAGGTGTGAGTCCCAAGGCTGAGGATCTGAAGCAAAGGAGGGACCTGAAGAGGGACCTTACTGCCGCCCCTTACACACgcacgcacacgcacacgcacgCACGCTACTCTTTTCGCCTTCTCCCGCAGCCACCATCC
Proteins encoded:
- the EMC4 gene encoding ER membrane protein complex subunit 4, which translates into the protein MTTQASLVANRGRRFKWAIELSGPGGGSRGRSDRGGGQGDSMYPVGYLDKQVPDTSVQETDRILVEKRCWDIALGPLKQIPMNLFIMYMAGNTISIFPTMMVCMMAWRPIQALMAISATFKMLESSSQKFLQGLVYLIGNLMGLALAVYKCQSMGLLPTHASDWLAFIEPPERMEFSGGGLLL